ACAGGTAGGTCATTTCTGGCTGGTGGCCTGTgtgcatgttcttttttttttagtatttttctgaagctggaaacggggagagagagtcagacagactcccacatgcgcccgaccggtatccacctggcacgcccaccagagggcgatgctctgcccctccggggcgtcgctctgttgtgaccagagccagtctagcgcctggggcagaggccaaggagccatccccagtgcccaggtcatctttgctccaatggagcctcggctgcgggaggggaagagagagacagacaggaaggagagggggaggggtggagaagcagatggacgcttctcctgtgtgccctggccgggaattgaacccgggacttctgtacgccaggccgacactctaccactgagccaactggccagggcctgtgcatgTTCTAATGGGGTTGAAGGGCCACCAGCCCCTAAGTGGGACAAGGAGTGTAGCTGTGACTGGCAGACTGGGTGCCATCTCTGCACTGCCTGAGTGCTCCTGCTTTCACCCTAGGGCTCCTGCTTTTGAATCTTTCTGGCCACCAGGACGTTGTGAGAGATCTGAGCTTCACACCCAGTGGCAGTTTGATTTTGGTTTCTGCATCTCGGGATAAGACTCTTCGCATCTGGGACCTGAATAAACATGGTATGGAGGTCATGGAACTCCTATGATACTGTATTTGCCCCTTTCTCTACTTTACCAATGTCATTTTCTCAATCTTTTCTCCTACTAGTGCTTCTTTGGGAAGCTTTTTTTCTAATAACTGCCCTTCACCCCTTGAAGATTTTAGTGAATGTGTATTTATGCTTTGTATGTTAAAAagtaagacttttttattttttttaccaatagAACCAAATTTTGCCACTATTGGTGTCACCTCCATTGAAAATACTTCATGAAGAATACCTTTTTTCACCATGGCATTATTGATGTTTTGGGCAggataattctttgttatgggctgtcctgtgcattctAGGGTGTTGAGCATCGTCCCTTACCTCTAcaccctctagaccagtggtccccaacccccaggccgtggaccggtaccggtctgtgggccatttggtaccagtccgcagagaaagaataaataacttacattattttcatgttatttatatttaagtctgaacgatgttttattttttaaaaatgaccagattccctctgttacatccgtctaagactcactctttatgtttgtctcagtcacgtgatacatttatccgtcccatcctaaaggccggtcattgaaattattttctgacattaaaccggtctgtggcccaaaaaaggttggggaccactgctctagacaacaGTAGCATCCACTACAGTAtgacaaccaaaatgtctccagGCATTGCACAGTGTCCACATGGAGGTCAGCATCTCCCCAGGCTgacaaccactggtctagggtacTTCCTGTTAGCAATAGAGTTTCTCTGTGAAGTACAATCTAGGTCTGGAAGAACTCTCTCAGGCCAGAGGGGGCCACTTTTATGCAGTTCTATCTTCAGCCAAAGGGTATACAGGAGCAACTCAGCAGAGAGTCCCACACATCTCTGGTGCTGATCCTTAACTGGTAAGGTGACCTAGGGGAGGGAATTCATTGGCAGAacatcctcccccccaccccccaagggAGGTAGAAGGAGGAAACTGTGACATGGACAGTTCGTGAAGAGACACACTCATCCCCAGTAAGGTAAAGGCAGCGAGCAGTACTCTTCTTGCTTGGGCCATGCCTGAACAGGGACCAAACTGTGAGAGGGGACGAcctgtttctttccctcttgGAAACGAGCCCAATAATTTGTCAGAACAGCTGAGGAGGAGATGTGTGTAGTTTCCCGTCTGAACACATCTCATCACTAAGAGGGCTCTGTAGGTGCTGCCCATTGCTGTGGGACTTGCAGCCGTACACGCCGAGCCAGGCCTGCTGCCTGGGAAGGTCACTCAgaggcagcgccatttttaatgTGTGTCCAGAGGCAGCTTGTCACCATCTAAGAAAGGTCCTTAAAGTGGCTTTGGAAATCACTTGCTGGTTGGGAACTTAGGGTGAGAGTGGGCATTATGGACTGGACCAACGATTAGGGCtcttcagagagaggaggggaatgaATCATGGGTCCTGTCTTCCATGACTTGCCTTAATTTACTCAGCACTCACAACTACCCAGGGGTGGGTACTGTTCGTATTTGGTAGCTGAAGAAACCGTGActgactttaaaaacatttatacccacaaatttataaatacatataaatgacCATATACAttgttaaaaatgattttattccttttccttttattttggctTGACATCCCCACCCACCCAACCTTCATCCTCCTTCTCATTCTCCCTTCCATCAAATTCCGCTATAATCCCTCTGTAACCTTGTAACGAATCTTCTCTAGTCCTGTccatattttgatattttgcttATACTTGTATAATCCTAATTAGACACTCACACTGTAACATTTATGGGTTTTGGGGTCATTGTTTCACAAGGACAGAATCACAGTCTTCATATTTTTTCTGgatcttgttctttttccttaaagaTTACTCCATAGAAaatctagattcttttttttttgtatttttctgaagtgagaagcgggaaggcagagagacagactcccacatgtgcttgactgggatccacccggcatgcccaccagggggcagtgctctgcccatctggggtgttgctctgctgcaaccagagccattctagtgcctgaggtggaggccatagagccatcctcagcccccgggccaactttgctccaacggagctttggctgcaggaggggaagagagagagagaaaggggagggggagggtggagaagcagatgggcacttctcctgtgtaccctggccgggaattgaacccgggacttccacatgctgggccgacgctctaccaccgagctagccagccagggcaaatcTAGATTCTTAATTTCATCTGAATTAACAGGGTGGATGGACTTGTTACTCCCTTTATGCATTCATTTCCCTGTGGATGGACATTTTGTCTTATCCAAAAGCAGACCTGGAGAGATTACATGAGTGACTCAGGGTGATGTGCTAAGTAAACAGTGGAGCCGGGGTTCTCACCCAAGTTTGCCTGACtacagagcagtggcccaaatAACTGCTCATGCAGACACCCTGgcaagggggaaggagaaagagggtgtGGAGTGGGGTTCTTGTGATCAGGGGGAAACCATTACCGAGAGAACTGATGATAAACACTCTCAAATTTGGAAGGATGCTTCAAAGTAATTGAGGTGGCTGGGGGACCTGAAAACAATGTTCTTTGCTGTCAAAGGGCTCTGTCAAACCTGATCTGGGTACACCTTTGTCCTGATGGTCTTGTGACGTTTGGTGAAATGGTAGATAGTGATTTCCCTTGGGTGCTAGAGTATTGTATTAATAGACTTCAGATGTTTGAGTGACAAGGTCTGTCATACTTCTTCCTCTGCATTAAAAAGTGGGGGTCAGGACTCCATTGATGGCGACCTAGGTGGATATACTGGGTGAGTGATCCATCACTACCAGTTAGTTTTTCAGTCTTCCTGCTCTGTGCTTTTGAGACAGCTCACACTCTGCTCCTTTTCTTTGCCAGGTAAACAGATTCAGGTGTTATCGGGCCACCTGCAGTGGGTTTACTGCTGCTCCATCTCCCCAGACTGCAGCATGCTCTGCTCTGCCGCTGGAGAAAAGTCGGTGAGTCTCACTCATTGGGTGCGTCTCTGCTGCTTCAGTTCCACAGGACCTGGAGTCTGGAGCCACCTTGTGTGTGAGAAGGTAGATAAGCCACGTGTCTGCAAAATCTACCTGCAAATCAGCCCCAGCAGAAGGCATGCTGGTgggctctgacctcctcctgcGTACCTCCCTTTTGATTTGCACTTTGACATGAACCAAGAGAGGAGGTGTTTCCGTAGATTGCTGCCCTCGTCAGAAGCCTATTGTCTGTACAAATGCTAAacgggtgcttttttttttttttttttaatgagaaagagggagagaggagagggacagacaggaagggagagagatgaggagtatcaactcattgttgtgtcACAtaacttgttcattgattgctttctcttatgtgccttgactggggggctctagccgagccagtgacttctttctcaagccagtgaccttggagtcatgtctgggatcccatgctcaagctggtgagcctgcagtcaaactagtgacctcgaggtcatgtctatgatcccacacttaagccgggTGAGCCCGCACCCAGGCCGgcgaccatggggtttcaaacctgggtccccagtatcccaggccaactctctattcactgcaccaccgcctggtcagtcataAAGGggtgcttttaaaaatttcctttccCCTGGGAGTCTTCCCACACATGGATCCAGATTTCCTTTGAACCGTCTAATTGGGATCTACCCAATTAGAATTTCCACTTCAGATCATAAAACGTGCAGCCACTTGTTGAACATTGTCTTCAAATCctcttgttttaaaaagtattagaaaCTCAGGAACAACTTAGGAAgtttgtttgaattttatatcTGCATGAAGCTATTTGCTGCAACTGACTTGGGAAAGAATTAAGAATTCACTATTTAGTGCATGAAAGtgagaattttcttaaaataaaatcctgtttttaatgattttcacAAAGGTTTAAAGTGAGCAGATTTTCATGGTCCTGTAAATGCATAGGGTGTAACATGGCACGGCAGGGTGCCCCCGCTTTGTAGGTAGCCCTGGGGTTCAATTCTGACCTGTTTTTGGTTTTAAATGAAAGGACAGGATAGCCTTCGACTTAGGTCTTCATGCGCACATACTGCATGATTGCAAGCAGGGTTCAGAAGCTGAACTCAGAAGCCTCTGCTGATACATGTTAGCGGCAGTCTTTGGGAGGTTAGTTAACCCTGTTTGAGGTTAGTTAGCCCTGTTTATTCTTCCTTAAAGTAAATGCCTTGAGCGTGTCCGTTGGTTAGGCACCACAAGAATTCAGAACTGTTACTTTATTTAAGCCTAGGTGATACATTCTGGAAGAGCTGTAGAGAAATGGGGTGGAGAAGGTGGCTTCATCTGGCCTTGAGGCCCGAGGTGGGCCTTGCCTCTCACTCACTGTTTACATTCTGAGCCCTTTGTTTCCGCTCCTAACCAGGCACCTGTTACTTCCCACAGGTCTTTCTCTGGAGCATGCGGTCCTACACATTAATCCGGAAGCTAGAGGGCCACCAAAGCAGTGTTGTCTCTTGTGACTTCTCCCCTGACTCTGCCTTGCTTGTCACGGCTTCTTACGATACCAACGTGATCATGTGGGACCCTTACACTGGAGAGAGGCTGAGGTCACTCCAGTAAGGACCGAATCCCTGCTTAACTTCCTTGTGGGGTAGCTGATGAAAAACCTGTCTTGGATTAGACATGTCCCTTTTCAAGTCTGGGGAATGGGAGGGGACAACCTGGGGAAAAGACAGTGTGATCAATGATTATTCTAAGCGTGGTATAGTGTTTCCTTGTCAATTAAGTTCTCAAATTAGACCCAAGTGCCTTCAGCTCTCCTGATATGTGAGACTGTACTTCTTTGGATTCATCATTAAGAAACTTCAAGTGactctttttttccatttactaATAACTGTAGTCACAAGTTCAGAACAATCCTCTTATTGAAACTGCTATTTCCAAAATGAATTTTCATGTTCTCACAAATTTGGTctgtgtttttctctcctttatctctgttgttttatgaagaaaataatagtagTCCTATAATTACCATGCATCTCAGCCTAAAAAAGACTTTCAGTTTGTACTGTGGCATTAAAGCGAGGCCTGACCTACTTTGCATAAGGAAACTAGCACAGGGAGTGTTAGCAACCCTCAGTCCCTCCATGGGACACGGAGCCTTAGGAAATGTCTTTTCTCTGGTCTTTTCTGGTCTCCAACTCACAAGGTTTTCTGTATGGGGTACAGGATGCGTCCCAAGCCTTTCCATAGCTGGGTAGTTTGGTCGCGGGCCTGGGGATGAAGATGAAGGGTGAATAGTGGCCATCACTCCAGGCTGGCTGTCCAGTttcgtttctttttttaaaaaagtttcccATCGATTTGAGAGGGAGGGGGTatagaaaagcatcaactttttccacttagttgttccattgagttgtgcactcattggttgcttctcatacgtgccctgaccaagggtcaAACCCGTGACCCCAGCATGCTGAGAAGACATTCTACccattgagccagctggccagggcttactgTCCTCTTGTTTTCCTCAGCCACACCCAGCTCGACCCTCCAATGGACGACAGTGATGTCCACATTAGCTCCCTGAGATCTGTGTGCTTCTCTCCTGAAGGCCTCTACCTGGCCACAGTGGCGGATGACAGGTAACGAGAAGCTCTTCATGTGGCCTCAGAGCACATGCTTGCTAGTCACTGTCGCATTTCCCTAGGGGTCTGGGCCCGGGTTTGCTAACATGCAAACATACTTTTCTCTCTCATCCAGACTCCTCAGGATCTGGGCCCTGGAACTGAAAACTCCAATTGCATTTGCTCCTATGACCAACGGTCTTTGCTGCACATTTTTTCCACATGGTGGAGTTATTGCCACAGGGTATGTGTCTGCTAGCTGCACAGATGGGCAGCAGTTTCTGCTAAGTGTAGGCCATGGAGCTCTTGAAGGAaagaaagcatttaaaatttCCTTGCCTGTGGGGAAGGCTTTAAGGAAGTCCAAGATTACATAAAATTCTGATACTCTCTTCTGCCAATACAGGTTTATCACTGATTCTTAATATTTAATCTAAATGCAGTTAAAGGGTTACAGTTCATGACAACTAATGGAGCAGGCCTGCGGGGATCCTACAGGGAGATGATGTAGCATTTATATGGGAGCCTGTCTCACAGGGCCCATCTATAATTCAGCAGGTGGCATTCTCCCCCATTACTTCTGAACCCGTAGTATGAGTGAGAAAGGGTTGTGTCGATGGAGATAGCACTTTGGTATCAGAGGTGTCTGGCGTTCTTATAACCCTCTCAGCAGCCTTAATTattcagcaccacagcttttAAGTCCATTCCAACAGTCAGGGCTACACTGCACTGCTGGAGTCCCGCCAGTGCACGTCAGAACAGAAACAATACTGTCCATCACAAGGAAGACCTGTCTCTCCCAGGTCTGTCTTCATGCCTTGGTTTCTGTCTTGTTCCAGGACAAGGGATGGCCATGTCCAGTTCTGGACGGCTCCTCGGGTCCTGTCATCACTGAAGCACTTATGCCGGAAAGCCCTGCGGAGTTTCCTCACCACCTACCAAGTGCTGGCACTGCCCATCCCCAAGAAGATGAAAGAGTTCCTCACATACAGGACTTTCTAAACAACGCTACCTAGTCTTACCTGTTCCCTCTGTAGCTGGATAAATCTCCCTGGCAAAGGAGTAGCTGCAATAATGGGCCAAACATTTGGTCTTGGAGCAAAACAATTTCTCTTTGGGACTGTGAATAGAATGTAGCAAAACCAGATTGCAGTGGACTAGTCTTGGTCCCTTTCCCAAGGCCACATGACAGTTGGTCATAGGGGAGGGGATTCCACTCCCCTAGCCACAGCACCTGGTCTTGAATCTTCAGTCCACTTTTAGACAACACTTTTGAACTCTTTCTAGTAGTTTTGATTCAAAGTGCAGTTATTGAGTTAAACTAGGCCTAGAGACCCTCTCTGCCGTGGCAAAGGGGTTTGAACTCCCTCTCCAGGGAGATGTGGCTTCTGATTGTTTCAGCTGCAACGGTGGCATTGTTTGGAGTTCTCTTCTGTTGTGTCCGAGTGGCTTTGATGTTGGCAAGTCTTTCCTCCCTCTATTTCCCTTCTGACCAGTGGGACAAAATTTTCATGGAGCAGTCTCTGGTTAGAGGTATTAGCTTAACTAAAAGTCCAGGTGACTCAGAGGCTGTGCTCCTAACCGAGACACTATAAttggcttttttttcctctctaaatAATGGTGTGCATGTGCAGACAACAAATCTCTATGCCAGGTTCCACAAATTCCCAAACTGCATGACTGTTCAGATGGCTGAGTTGTCAGTTGTTTGCCTTTCATTagcatatttatttgtatttttctcaacagATGTTAAGGTACAACTGTGTGTTCCTTGATGGTATCTAAAAACCATAGTACTTAAGTTAAACAGTTGTGATGCCCCCTTAGTTGTGTATAGAGTTGGCGTTGGCATGACGTCAGCTGACCCTCCCCTGTATGAAGTCTGACTTGGCTGTTCTCCCCCTATCGGACTGATGAGCCAGTGTCCGCCCCACCCCTCCACGAATACTGCTCCTTTCTAAGGACTGTTCTCCTTCAGTGACCTGTAGTTAGCTAATCGAGACACCTTACTCAAACAAAGTCTGCCTttggaaaatttaatatattttaaattattttaaaaagaaatgcaacatCTTATCCTTTGGCTTTCTTAATAGGTGCTTTATGGAGGCCAGTGTAACATAAAACGTGTTGAAAAAAGTAGTCTCTCCTCTACCACCGTTGTTGctgaagaaaaaacatttcaagaTGAGAGACTCATTGAAGGAAAAAGTTTAAAAGCTTTTGGCTCTccgtttcatttttttccattaaggggggaaaaatcacCTCTAAAGTAAGTGAGTACAACAGGACAGCTGGGAGTGGATTGGGCGAGTTTTTAATTTTGtggttatctgaaaaaaaaatcagtgtggtCTGGGAGGCTCTGGGGGGCTTCCTTGAGCCCCACTTAGCCATTAGCCCCAAACTCTGCTCGTGTCCTCGGGCAGGGAGTCCTGTGCCGAGGCTGGAAATAACTGACTTCTCCCTTTTGATAGTGTGGGAATTTGACACCTTCACAAGGGACAGTCACCATCCTTTACTCTGATATCAGAGACGGAGTTTTCCATATAGATGCAAGTTGAATAAATCTGTGTCTTTGTAACTGTGGAGAATCACTTGTAACTAACCAAAAAGCAAGCTGCTTTATTTCCATGaagagtgatgggaatgcagcaccCCTGCTGTAAAACCCCGCTCCTGGGTACAGGCCCCGGTCCTCCCAGCAGGTGCAAGTGTAGTCAGGCTTCTTCTCCTGCGCCTTCCCTGCAGTGAACACGTGTGTGGTACAACCTCTGGCCCCTAATGGCAGAAACAAAGTTTTTTCTACTGTCCACCCTCGATTAGAAACCTGCTAGTAACTCTTCTacttcaaaaggagaaataaaaagaccagtttttaaagaaagaattgagTCCATTTTATGAGTATAAAAGTTTTGACAAGAAATCTGTTAACATTTACTGTGAAAGTGGATCCACGAAAAGTCACAGATCATACTTGATTTCTGTAGAGGTTCTGTTTAACCTGAGTCAGAAGACATGTGGGCCATATTAGACTGCAAGGCATTATAGTCTGAAAGGAAACCTGTCATCCATGCAACTgaagaggaaaagccttcaggtTGAAATAAAGTTTGCTTTTTTCTCCCTATAAAACACAAGTGGGCAGTGCAGTAAGACAATTGTACGTTACAAATGTTTTGTACAGCGCTGCTCTCAACAGCCCCAAACAAAGTACTTTTTATATGTCTGCCCACCCATGCTGGGAACAAGAATTTTCCAAAGCTTGGGGTGACTGTGACCTCGGGCAGCAGTTTGTCCCATAACCAGCTCCCCTGTTTTCTAGTTACTGCTGGGCCTGAGAATAGCAAATGGTCCTCAGTCAGCCGCTAGGCCTCGGTGACAATCAGGTCTCTGGTGACTTGAAAAGCGGCAATGAGGGAACTCAGCTGAATCTTCTCATTGGTGCCAACAGCAAGTCTGTACCTGAAAAAAATCCAAAGGTAGAGCAGAGACTCATGGACAGCGACCCTCTTACGAGAGACACCAAAGACCGAAAGTCTGAAAGAGGGGAGGTAATGAGAATGTGTCCTGGACACCAAGCTTGTATGTGCCCCCTAACATTTTCTTATCTGCCCTAAACCCTCTTATAAATCTGATTCAAACTGGTGAGGGAAAAGTTAAGCCTAAAAATTATTAGCAGGGTTCTGAACTTCACcttgttctagttctatgaagGTAGGCAGAATTTCCCAGGAGTTATCATTAAGATGTCCTTCCCCTTAATTCACTGGGAGTTTTGGATGAGCCAGCTGTGGTTCAGGGGTGTTGTGGGTAACACAGGACACTGCCATTTCACCTTGTGTTGTGAATGATTAGGCCATTGAAAACAAAATCAAGATCTTCACAATGTAGTGACAAGCAGTCACCTTATTGGCGAATCCAAAAGCCAATGAGGGCAAATTACATTTGGCCTGTGTTGACAGTCTTATTCTGAACCCAATGCTTTTGTCTACTTAAGTGACAGCCGTCAGCCTCACTGGGGGCTAAAAACTGTTTACTGAACCAGGCAAAGTGGAAAATTGAGTTTGTTTACTTTCCCCGATATACTTCTGGTATGCCAAAATGCTTTAACAGCTGGATAGCTGGTGTCCCCAGAAGACCTGAAGCAGGCCTCCCAGATAACAAAAGAAGAGTGTGGACCAAACCTTTTAGTCTTGATCTCAAATGTGTGTTATCTCTATCCTTGTGTTTATTCATGTCTTGAAGCATCTCACACTGTTCCccatgtttcattcattcatccatcccacCAAAACTAGGCTGTACTGCACAGGAGTGAGGCAGACAAAAAATTTGAAACCTAGCAAGCAGGAACAGACCACAACagggaaaagaggaggaaaaggattAAAATCGGAAAACAAATACTCACTCAATGTCTGCCATTTTGGTCAATAACTGTATTCGAACCGAGGATGGAAAGTCAACTaggggaaaaacaaaatcaattggGTGAGGTCTGTTACTCCCTGCTATTAAAAAACACCCCAGAAGACAAGTATGAGCTTCAAGATCAGATGGGTCACACTTTTCTTGTGGCCTCAGATCACTAAGCTACCACACCTCTAAGGAAATAAAACTGGGTAGGTTTTCAGTTTTTATCCATTTCATTTTGTGAGTCTTCACAGGGTAACCATGCCCCCacccctgcaaaaaaaaaaaaattagattctaGAATGATCATAAGGACATGGGAGGGTCTTAAGCATCACTCTTTTAGCCACTGGGTAGCTCTGTAAGTTAATATAAAAGCTGTTCTCACGTACTGtcccaattttaaaaacaaacttaatttttaaaggtcAGTTTATGTTCAACTTTCACAAGCAAAGTACAGAGCTAGGCTTAAGCCAACCATGTTCTTGGGCAGAAGTTAACATGCCAGCCGGCTGGGAAGAGGCCTGAAAAGGCGCCAGCAGAACCAACGTTCATGGACCCAACTGTCTGTGCAGTCGGCTGTTGGGGAAAGAGCTTCTCCAGAACACTGCACAGGAGGTCACCTGGGAAACACTGAGCCAGGTCCAACCCCCAAGGGCCAACAGAACTGGCCTGCGGGCAAGTCCCACAGGCTGCCAAGGTAGATAACTAAGTCTCTGTACAGAAAACTCAACCTACTGTGAAACTTGAGATGGGTTAagataaatcaggggtccccaaactttttacacagggggccagttcactgtccctcagaccgttggcgggctgccacatacagtgctcctctcactgaccaccaatgaaagaggtggcccttccggaagtgcagcggggtcagataaatggcctcaggaggccacatgcggcctgtgggctgtgGGGACACCTGAGATagatcctcctcctccctctccttttgcagaaaatattcttttagaaatgtgaattaaaacatACTAATTGCTGTAAAATACAGGCCCTTGAGGGAAGTAAATTAGCCTTTAGGAGCATCCTCTCCTCCGCAGTTCTAAGGGTTCAAAGCGTATTTTTGGAATGAAGTTTTAAATAAGACTAAACGAAACAGGAGGGGTTAGGTTTATACTTCTTCATTTGTTTCTTGGCTAAAGAAATGAAGCCTCCTGTTCCCTCTCTAATCCCCTTAACCACAAAGCACGCCACCTTCTCCACAGCTTCTAAACCAGGGAATAAGGTTAAGTTAGTTACCTCTATGCACAAATAAGTGTATCTCAGTCAGGATATCATGCAGCGCCAACCCCTTCAGAGTTTTCAACTCCGTGATATCTAGAGAGGAGCAGTTAAGGCAAAGGGAAAAACTTCCAGAACAAACACGCTGCAGAGAAGTTTGAACCCAATCCCTGGGGGAGTGACTTTAGAAAGTAGGGCTTCTCATCTCAGCAGTTATTTCTTTTAATCCCAAACTGCATATGTGGAATCCCTTTAGTTGTTTCTATCTAGTAGCCATCAGAACCAAATGCATTCCCCAGAAGGCCTGAAGGCTTTATATCACTACAcctcactttattattattattgagatgcagggtggcagacagacaggcttatgcatgcaccttgaccaggatccacacttGCAAGCTCCCTactggttgatgctctgtccatctggggctgctgctccgttgcccaacaacagagctattttagtacctgaggcaaggctgtgaagccatcctcagtgccaacttgtttgaaccactcgagccatagctgcaggagggggagagagaaggagagagagaggagagagagagaaggacagagagaaaggggtggggtggagaagcagactgcTTCTCCTGTGATCCCTGACCGGCAATCGaattcaggacttccacacactgggccaatgctctaccgctgagccaaccagccagggctcactatGCCTCACTTTTAATTTCACAGCAAAACAAAAGTGACAGGGACTAGTTGGACATGGTTGCATCTCCCATCC
The DNA window shown above is from Saccopteryx bilineata isolate mSacBil1 chromosome 2, mSacBil1_pri_phased_curated, whole genome shotgun sequence and carries:
- the WSB2 gene encoding WD repeat and SOCS box-containing protein 2 isoform X2 → MEAGEEPLLLAELKPGRPHQFDWKSSCETWSVAFSPDGSWFAWSQGHCIVKLIPWPLEEHFIPKGFEAKSPSSKNDTKGRGSPKEKTLDCGQIVWGLAFSPWPSPPSRKLWARHHPQTPDVSCLILATGLNDGQIKIWEVQTGLLLLNLSGHQDVVRDLSFTPSGSLILVSASRDKTLRIWDLNKHGKQIQVLSGHLQWVYCCSISPDCSMLCSAAGEKSVFLWSMRSYTLIRKLEGHQSSVVSCDFSPDSALLVTASYDTNVIMWDPYTGERLRSLHHTQLDPPMDDSDVHISSLRSVCFSPEGLYLATVADDRLLRIWALELKTPIAFAPMTNGLCCTFFPHGGVIATGTRDGHVQFWTAPRVLSSLKHLCRKALRSFLTTYQVLALPIPKKMKEFLTYRTF
- the WSB2 gene encoding WD repeat and SOCS box-containing protein 2 isoform X1; the encoded protein is MLSHVSEEPLLLAELKPGRPHQFDWKSSCETWSVAFSPDGSWFAWSQGHCIVKLIPWPLEEHFIPKGFEAKSPSSKNDTKGRGSPKEKTLDCGQIVWGLAFSPWPSPPSRKLWARHHPQTPDVSCLILATGLNDGQIKIWEVQTGLLLLNLSGHQDVVRDLSFTPSGSLILVSASRDKTLRIWDLNKHGKQIQVLSGHLQWVYCCSISPDCSMLCSAAGEKSVFLWSMRSYTLIRKLEGHQSSVVSCDFSPDSALLVTASYDTNVIMWDPYTGERLRSLHHTQLDPPMDDSDVHISSLRSVCFSPEGLYLATVADDRLLRIWALELKTPIAFAPMTNGLCCTFFPHGGVIATGTRDGHVQFWTAPRVLSSLKHLCRKALRSFLTTYQVLALPIPKKMKEFLTYRTF